The region GCGCTTCTTCAATATCACTGGCATCACGCGGAAATGACACGGCGATATAATCTGCACCCAGCCCTATCGCCGTAACGAGGTCTGCTTTATCTTTATCCGTGAGTGCTTTTGCTGATAGGCCGCCGCCTTGTCGGTTAATGCCTTTATTGTTGGAAAGCTTGCCGCCCACCTCGACACAACACGCTATACGTGTTCCCTCAACGCGCTCAACATTCAGGGTTAGGCGACCATCATCCAGCAATAAAACATCACCCGGGCTGACATCATTGGCCAAAGTTTTATAGTCCACACTCACGCAGCTGTCATCGCCGGCATTTTCATCTAAGGCGGCGTCAAGTACAAAGCGTTGACCTGCAGTCAACTCAACCGAACCGTTTTTAAAACGAGAAACACGAATCTTAGGCCCTTGTAAGTCGGCCATGATCGCCACTTCACGACCAAGTCTGTCAGAAGCTTGCCGTACCAAAGAAAAACGCTTGGCGTGCTCTTCTCTACTGCCGTGGGAAAAATTCACACGAAAGACGTCCGCACCGGCGTTCATCACACCGAGCAGACTGTCTAGGGAGTCAAGAGATGGGCCGAGCGTAACAATGATTTTTGTGCGCTTCATGATCGGCCTCCTGGCACCAGAAAACTTAAGCTTTTGCGTTCAGTGCTTCTATGGCAGGGAGTGTTCCCGCTTCAATAAATGCAAGAAATGCCCCACCGCCCGTTGAAATATAATCAATCTTATCGGCAATATCATATTTCTCAATGGCCACCAAGGTATCGCCGCCGCCGGCCACGCTGTAAGCTTTTGACCCAGCAATGGCTTTCGCTAAACACTCCGTGCCGAATGAAAACTGATCGATTTCAAACGCGCCCACAGGGCCATTCCATAAAATAGTGCCGGCTTCTTTCATCAAACCCGCATACGTTTTAGCGGTATCAGAACCGACATCAAAAATCTTTTCACCTTCACCAATTTGACCGATGCTTTCTTCAAAGGCTTCTGCATCGTTTCGCATTTTCTCAGCAACCACCACATCAGTCGGCAAGGGCAGCTTGGCATTTCTTGCCATCATCTTTTCTTTCACCGTTTCTGCAGCGTCGAGAAGCTCTTCTTCATACAGAGAATCGCCGATATCATAGCCTTCCGCGGCTAAAAACGTATTCGCGATACCGCCACCGACAATCAAAGTATCGACCTTGTCAGCCAAGGACTCAAGAAGCTTCAATTTTGTTGAAACCTTTGAACCACCCACAACAGCAATTAGCGGGCGCTTAGGTTCATGCAGCACTTTTTTTAGGGCTTCAATTTCTTTCGTGAGCAAAGGCCCTGCGCAAGCCACGGAAGCAAATTTTGCCACACCCACTGTTGAGGCCTCAACACGGTGCGCCGTGGCAAAGGCGTCCATCACAAACACATCACACAAATTTGCGAGCTTTTGTGAAAGCTCGGCATCGTTGGCGCGTTCACCATAATTAAAACGGACATTTTCAAACAACACAACTTCGCCTTCGCCAAGATCAAAAGGTTTATCGAGATAATCTTGAATTAAGCGGACCTCTTGCCCTAGAAGCTCGCCTAGACGAACAGCAACGGGTGCCAAAGAAAACTCATCAGGCGTGGCGCCTTCTGCAGGACGACCCAAGTGAGACATAACCATGACACGAGCATTAGCCTTGATAGCTGTTTTGATCGCGGGTAATGCTGCCTTAATGCGTGCATCACTAACAATTTGCCCATCTTTCATGGGTACGTTTAAGTCTTCGCGCAATAAAACGCGTTTATGTTTGATATCGACATCGGCTAACGTCAGCACGAACTTCTCCCTTATGTGTCGCAATGTTAAGGCATTCTGCCGGGTTTCTTTGGGCGATGCAACACGTCGGAAAAGGTTTTATCGCATGCCCATCATGGCCAAACTGGTATCCAACATACGGTTAGCAAATCCCCACTCATTGTCATACCAGGCACACACTTTCACAAGGTTGCCCTTAACGCGGGTTAAGTCGCCGTCCACAATAGACGAAGCCGGGTTGTGCTTAAAATCGATCGAAACCAAAGGTTCTTCATTAAATTGCAACACGCCTGCCATCGCCCCTTGCGAAGCGGCCTTTAGCGCCTCATTAATCTCTTCAACACAGGTTTCTCGAGAAGCTTCAAAGGTTAAATCAACAACAGAAACATTCGCGGTTGGCACGCGCATCGCAAAGCCATCGAGCTTACCAGCAAGCTCTGGCAACACTAAGCCAACGGCTTTAGCTGCCCCAGTTTTTGTTGGGATAATTGACTGCGTGGCACTTCTGGCGCGACGCATATCTTTATGTTTGGCATCAACCAAACGCTGGTCTGCTGTGTACGCATGCACCGTATTCATCAAGCCCTTCTCAATACCGACAGTGTCTTGCATGACTTTAGCCACCGGTGCCAAACAATTCGTGGTGCAAGATGCATTCGAAACAATAATATCGCCAGGCTTTAGCGTGTGATGATTAACGCCATACACAATCGTAGCATCCACATCCTGGCCTGGCGCAGAAATTAACACTTTTTTAGCGCCGGCTTGAATATGCTTCATCGCACCTTCTCGATCGCAAAAGGCGCCTGTGCATTCATAAACCACGTCGATACCGAGGTCTTTCCAGGGTAATTTTAAAGGATCACGCTCTGCCGTGATAACCACCTCATGACCGTTGACATACAATTCGCCGTCGATCGTTTCAACTTTGCCAGGAAAAATGCCGTGTACTGAATCGTATTTTGTGCTTAAAGCAATGGATTCTAGGCCACTGACATCATTGATAATCACCGAATCGATATCGCCCATACGGCCACTTTCAAAAATAGCCCGCAAAGCCATGGTTCCAATTCGACCATAACCATTAATCGCAATACGAATAGACATTATTTTCTCTTTCCTTATAAAGTATTAATTTTTTCGACAATATTCTCGACAGTAAAACCAAATGTTTCAAATAATTGCTCGGCTGGCGCAGAAAAACCAAAGCTTTCCATACCTATCACGCAGCCATTCAAACCCACGAAACGGTACCAAGTCTCTGGGCTTGCCGCCTCAACCGCAACACGCTTAGTGATAGACGCAGGCAGTACCGCTTCTTGATAAGCAGGGTCTTGCGCTAGAAAAACTTCAACACAAGGCATCGAGACCACGCGCGCTGAAAGACCTTGGGCTTCGAGCGTTTTTGCAGCCTCAATAATCAGAGCCGCTTCCGAGCCTGTGGCCATCAACAAAACATCGGGGGTTTTACCCGCGCCCCAAACCACATAGCCACCGCGTTTAATGCTCTGTGCAACCGCGCGATCTCGTGGCAACTGAGGCAGGGCTTGGCGAGATAAAATTAAAGCGCTAGGCCCTTGCTGATACGCCAAAGCAGATTGCCAGGCCACCACCGTTTCCAGCATGTCGCAGGGACGCCAAACTTGCATCCCAGGTGTCGCGCGCAAGGTGCCTAATTCCATCACCGGCTGGTGGGTTGGGCCATCTTCACCCAAACCAATGGAGTCGTGCGTGAAGACGTAGATCACACGTTGTTTCATCAACGCTGACATGCGCGTGGCGTTCGCACAGTAGCTTTGAAATACCAAAAAAGTACCGCCATACGGCACAAACCATTTCGTCAGCGCCAAGCCATTCATGATCGCAGCCATAGCAAACTCACGCACACCATAGTGTATATAATTACCGTGAAGGTTTTCTAAGCTAAAGGGTTGGCAGCCTTTCCAGTTCGTATTGTTGGACCCGCTTAAATCTGCTGAGCCGCCTAGTAGCTCTGGCATTATCGGGCCCAACACATCAAGCACATCGCCCGACGCTTTACGCGTAGCCACTGTGATATCACTTGAAGCAATATCATCAAATAATTTTGCCAAGGCATCATCAACGGTTTGGGACAACTCACCACTCAAACGACGGGTGAGCTCCTGATGTTGTTCTGGGTATTGCTGTGCATATTTTTCACGAAGGCCTTGCCATTGCGATTCACAAGCCTGGCCTGCTGCTTTAGCATTCCAAGCCTCATAAATCGTTTCTGGAATCACAAACGGCTCGTACTGCCAACCTAATGCCTGGCGCGTTAACATTGTTTCTTCTTCGCTTAACGGAGAGCCGTGTGCTTTTGCGGTACCTGCTGCATTAGGTGCGCCATAGCCGATCGTGGTTTTACAGCAT is a window of Gammaproteobacteria bacterium CG11_big_fil_rev_8_21_14_0_20_46_22 DNA encoding:
- the pgk gene encoding phosphoglycerate kinase, producing MLTLADVDIKHKRVLLREDLNVPMKDGQIVSDARIKAALPAIKTAIKANARVMVMSHLGRPAEGATPDEFSLAPVAVRLGELLGQEVRLIQDYLDKPFDLGEGEVVLFENVRFNYGERANDAELSQKLANLCDVFVMDAFATAHRVEASTVGVAKFASVACAGPLLTKEIEALKKVLHEPKRPLIAVVGGSKVSTKLKLLESLADKVDTLIVGGGIANTFLAAEGYDIGDSLYEEELLDAAETVKEKMMARNAKLPLPTDVVVAEKMRNDAEAFEESIGQIGEGEKIFDVGSDTAKTYAGLMKEAGTILWNGPVGAFEIDQFSFGTECLAKAIAGSKAYSVAGGGDTLVAIEKYDIADKIDYISTGGGAFLAFIEAGTLPAIEALNAKA
- the gap gene encoding type I glyceraldehyde-3-phosphate dehydrogenase, whose protein sequence is MSIRIAINGYGRIGTMALRAIFESGRMGDIDSVIINDVSGLESIALSTKYDSVHGIFPGKVETIDGELYVNGHEVVITAERDPLKLPWKDLGIDVVYECTGAFCDREGAMKHIQAGAKKVLISAPGQDVDATIVYGVNHHTLKPGDIIVSNASCTTNCLAPVAKVMQDTVGIEKGLMNTVHAYTADQRLVDAKHKDMRRARSATQSIIPTKTGAAKAVGLVLPELAGKLDGFAMRVPTANVSVVDLTFEASRETCVEEINEALKAASQGAMAGVLQFNEEPLVSIDFKHNPASSIVDGDLTRVKGNLVKVCAWYDNEWGFANRMLDTSLAMMGMR
- the tkt gene encoding transketolase translates to MISRRELANAIRCLANDAVRRANSGHPGMPMGMADIAEVLWRDYLKHNPANPDWPNRDRFILSNGHGSMLHYALLHLTGYDLSIDDLKAFRQLHSKTPGHPEYADTPGVETTTGPLGQGLANAVGMALAEKIMAARMNRDGLALVDFHTYVFAGDGCLMEGISHEACSLAGTWGLGKLIVFWDDNGISIDGKVAPWFSDNTAERFRSYGWHVVEAVDGHDAESVRAAIEAARAETQKPSLLCCKTTIGYGAPNAAGTAKAHGSPLSEEETMLTRQALGWQYEPFVIPETIYEAWNAKAAGQACESQWQGLREKYAQQYPEQHQELTRRLSGELSQTVDDALAKLFDDIASSDITVATRKASGDVLDVLGPIMPELLGGSADLSGSNNTNWKGCQPFSLENLHGNYIHYGVREFAMAAIMNGLALTKWFVPYGGTFLVFQSYCANATRMSALMKQRVIYVFTHDSIGLGEDGPTHQPVMELGTLRATPGMQVWRPCDMLETVVAWQSALAYQQGPSALILSRQALPQLPRDRAVAQSIKRGGYVVWGAGKTPDVLLMATGSEAALIIEAAKTLEAQGLSARVVSMPCVEVFLAQDPAYQEAVLPASITKRVAVEAASPETWYRFVGLNGCVIGMESFGFSAPAEQLFETFGFTVENIVEKINTL